Proteins from a genomic interval of Polaribacter sejongensis:
- a CDS encoding FAD-dependent oxidoreductase produces MKTFKTTLIDGYDVIVVGGGVSGSHAAIASAKTGAKTLLIEQFGFLGGSLTAMGVGPMMTFHNKSGRQLVFGSPNDMVNRLIEKGASPGHILDSTGYCSTVTPFDAEMLKVTLEDMVVEAGAEILYHTRLIDIAQDGNKIKSVFIHNKGGIQEIPAKIFIDASGDSEMVKLSGVPFTEGRPGDGKSQPMTTNIKVGNVETKKLREYMINNWDQFDADERAEDKAEVLKRTKRISTWGFYDLWNAAKEKGEVTIPRDNVLFFETNTEGEFIFNTSRVLGFNPVNPFDLSKAETLGRKQCVEIYKFLKKYAPGFENATFVSTAPHIGVRESRHPLAKKVLVSDDLVNEVRFKEVIAVGGYPIDIHSPDGGNTDSVHLNAEGAYYIPKDSLLVNEVENLVLSGRAIGADHHASAAVRVTPIAMAIGQGAGTLAALSVLNNVSPEELDYSKLEAKLKEHGAYLGE; encoded by the coding sequence ATGAAAACATTTAAAACAACATTAATAGACGGTTACGATGTAATTGTTGTAGGAGGAGGAGTTTCTGGAAGTCATGCAGCAATAGCATCAGCAAAAACAGGTGCAAAGACATTATTAATTGAGCAATTTGGTTTTTTAGGAGGTTCATTAACAGCAATGGGAGTTGGGCCAATGATGACTTTTCATAATAAATCTGGAAGGCAATTGGTTTTTGGTTCTCCAAACGATATGGTAAATAGATTAATAGAAAAAGGTGCTAGTCCTGGTCATATTTTAGATAGTACTGGGTATTGTTCTACAGTAACACCGTTTGATGCAGAAATGTTAAAAGTAACATTAGAAGATATGGTTGTAGAAGCTGGAGCAGAAATTTTATATCATACTCGTTTAATAGATATTGCTCAGGATGGTAACAAAATAAAATCGGTATTTATACACAACAAAGGAGGGATTCAAGAAATACCTGCAAAAATATTTATAGACGCTAGTGGAGATAGTGAGATGGTAAAACTATCTGGAGTTCCTTTTACTGAAGGTAGACCTGGAGATGGAAAGTCACAACCTATGACAACCAATATAAAGGTTGGTAATGTTGAAACAAAAAAGTTAAGAGAATACATGATTAATAATTGGGATCAGTTTGATGCCGATGAAAGAGCAGAAGATAAAGCTGAGGTTTTAAAAAGAACAAAACGTATTTCTACTTGGGGTTTTTATGATTTATGGAATGCAGCAAAAGAAAAAGGAGAAGTAACAATACCAAGAGATAACGTATTATTTTTTGAAACAAATACCGAAGGAGAATTTATATTTAATACCTCTCGTGTTTTAGGATTTAACCCTGTAAATCCTTTTGATTTAAGTAAAGCCGAAACATTAGGACGTAAACAATGTGTAGAGATTTATAAGTTCTTAAAAAAATATGCTCCAGGTTTCGAAAATGCAACATTTGTAAGTACTGCACCTCATATTGGTGTTCGAGAATCTCGTCATCCATTGGCTAAAAAAGTTTTAGTTTCTGATGATTTAGTTAACGAAGTCCGCTTTAAAGAAGTGATTGCAGTTGGTGGCTATCCTATAGATATTCATTCTCCAGATGGAGGAAATACAGATTCAGTTCATTTAAATGCAGAGGGCGCTTATTACATACCTAAAGATTCTTTATTAGTAAATGAGGTAGAAAATCTTGTGCTTTCTGGTAGAGCAATTGGTGCAGATCATCATGCAAGTGCAGCTGTACGTGTAACACCTATTGCTATGGCTATTGGTCAGGGAGCAGGAACATTGGCAGCATTATCAGTACTTAATAATGTAAGTCCAGAGGAGCTTGACTATTCTAAACTTGAAGCCAAGTTAAAAGAACATGGAGCTTATTTGGGAGAATAA
- a CDS encoding glycosyl hydrolase family 95 catalytic domain-containing protein: MKIKIVLVVCLLCFVTLNGQNVNSSVSRSNNKVKSKIDWPSFMSQHDLVWEDIPKQWAEGAFVGNGQLGMMLYAKLDENRFNFHVGRQDVTDHRKAPNRKTSMGVKGTNLLDFSRLDIGKMVLHPAGKIKTARLRQDLWNAEIRGTIITDLGEIKFRAFTPYNDKVQVIEASSTERKNGVKIPFSWEWLPGDASCSRAVIKYERYKDEYKMNPYSPEIKVTDKHAVCVQKLEAGGDYATAWSEVKSKDKQKSTIYISTANEVPALDVSAGVAIHNVNEAKKIGLKKIEKSHREWWHNYFKKSFLSFPDARMESFYWIQLYKMAASSRADGPALDLMGPFFKNTSWPGLWWNLNVQLTYWSFNASNHQDIAINFIKLIDDHFEYQIKYKSGKNLGDFAWATHNYWMYYKFQGDEASILKKWVPKAMKIAEIYEQKLERNPKGQLELKPMGSPEYMGFKSFKNTNYNLAILRWLLNSLIDASEKANENSIEVAHWKELLVDLIPYPVDENGLMIGSDQPVDISHRHYSHLLALYPLFQLDPNSARDRDLVVKSVLHWHNIEEGKGLAGYSFTGASSLYAALGMGNEAVAVMQDFLDANIGKAHFLTNTFYMEGTNPVVETPLSGAAAIMEYSLQSLGEEIRIFPALPKDWKEASFRDLLAKGGFEVSASMKEEKVEWVVIKSLSGQPCVVHIPGWNGISSDIKTTIEKVAKSKFKILLKKGETIVLSPEGKKVEPVLKAVLHSKSKINYFGIKKGASRKPLLEEPILEYKKQ, translated from the coding sequence ATGAAAATAAAAATAGTACTTGTTGTTTGTTTACTTTGTTTTGTAACACTTAATGGACAGAATGTAAATTCTAGTGTTTCTCGTTCTAATAATAAAGTGAAATCTAAAATAGATTGGCCATCATTTATGAGTCAACATGATTTAGTTTGGGAAGATATTCCGAAGCAATGGGCAGAAGGAGCCTTTGTTGGAAATGGTCAGTTAGGAATGATGTTGTATGCTAAATTAGATGAAAATCGATTTAACTTTCATGTGGGACGTCAGGATGTAACAGACCATAGAAAAGCACCAAACAGAAAAACATCTATGGGTGTAAAAGGTACTAATTTATTAGATTTTTCTAGATTGGATATTGGAAAAATGGTTTTACATCCCGCAGGGAAAATTAAAACAGCAAGATTACGACAAGATTTATGGAATGCAGAAATACGAGGAACTATTATTACTGATTTAGGAGAAATAAAATTTCGTGCATTTACTCCATACAATGATAAAGTACAAGTTATTGAAGCTTCTTCTACAGAAAGAAAAAACGGTGTAAAAATTCCTTTTTCTTGGGAATGGTTGCCAGGTGATGCTTCTTGTTCTAGAGCAGTGATTAAGTACGAGAGATATAAAGATGAGTACAAAATGAACCCTTATAGTCCAGAAATTAAGGTTACAGATAAACATGCTGTTTGTGTACAAAAATTAGAAGCAGGTGGAGATTATGCTACAGCTTGGTCTGAAGTAAAGTCAAAAGATAAACAAAAAAGCACAATATATATATCAACAGCAAACGAAGTACCTGCTTTAGATGTTTCTGCAGGTGTTGCGATACATAATGTTAATGAAGCAAAAAAAATAGGATTAAAAAAAATAGAGAAATCACATCGTGAGTGGTGGCATAATTATTTTAAGAAATCTTTTTTAAGTTTTCCAGATGCTAGAATGGAATCATTTTATTGGATTCAGTTATATAAAATGGCAGCAAGTTCTCGTGCAGATGGACCCGCTTTAGACTTAATGGGACCTTTCTTTAAAAATACTTCTTGGCCAGGGCTTTGGTGGAATCTTAATGTTCAACTTACGTATTGGTCTTTTAATGCTAGTAACCATCAGGATATCGCTATAAATTTTATCAAACTAATTGATGATCATTTTGAGTATCAAATTAAATATAAATCTGGTAAAAATTTAGGAGATTTTGCTTGGGCTACACATAATTATTGGATGTATTATAAATTTCAAGGTGATGAAGCTTCCATTCTTAAAAAATGGGTACCTAAAGCAATGAAAATTGCAGAAATTTATGAGCAAAAATTAGAAAGAAATCCAAAAGGTCAATTAGAACTTAAACCTATGGGATCTCCAGAATACATGGGTTTTAAATCTTTTAAAAACACCAATTACAATTTAGCTATTTTACGTTGGTTGTTAAATAGTTTAATTGATGCTAGTGAGAAAGCAAATGAGAATAGTATAGAAGTAGCACATTGGAAAGAGTTATTAGTAGATCTTATTCCGTATCCTGTAGATGAAAATGGATTAATGATTGGTAGTGATCAACCGGTAGATATATCACATCGTCATTATTCTCATCTTTTAGCCTTATATCCATTGTTTCAATTAGATCCTAATTCAGCAAGAGATAGAGATTTAGTAGTAAAATCTGTTTTACATTGGCATAATATAGAAGAAGGAAAAGGATTAGCAGGTTACTCATTTACAGGAGCATCATCATTATACGCTGCATTGGGTATGGGAAATGAAGCTGTAGCTGTTATGCAAGATTTTTTAGATGCTAATATTGGAAAAGCACATTTTTTAACCAACACCTTTTATATGGAAGGAACAAACCCTGTTGTAGAAACTCCATTAAGTGGTGCTGCTGCTATTATGGAATATAGTTTGCAAAGTTTGGGAGAAGAAATTAGAATATTTCCGGCCTTACCTAAAGATTGGAAAGAAGCTTCTTTTAGAGATTTATTAGCAAAAGGAGGTTTTGAAGTAAGTGCTTCTATGAAAGAAGAAAAAGTAGAATGGGTTGTTATTAAAAGTTTATCGGGTCAACCTTGTGTAGTACATATTCCTGGATGGAATGGTATTTCATCAGATATAAAAACAACAATAGAAAAAGTAGCGAAAAGTAAATTTAAAATTTTGCTTAAAAAAGGAGAAACGATAGTTTTAAGTCCTGAAGGAAAAAAAGTAGAACCTGTATTAAAAGCTGTACTACACTCAAAATCTAAAATTAATTATTTTGGAATAAAAAAAGGAGCTTCACGTAAACCATTATTAGAAGAACCTATTTTAGAATACAAGAAGCAATAG
- a CDS encoding glycoside hydrolase family 95 protein, translated as MNCNTKIEEGEVLNEALILKYKTPAKAWTEALPIGNGRQGAMIYGGALVEHIQLNENTLYSGEPSSTYKGTNIRPTYNKVMQLLASDKYTEAEKIMKTNWLGRLHQSYQPFGDLYFHFKGDSISNYERTLDIENSVSTVNYRSQKVNYKREVLASYPDNIIAIKISSDKKEAISFDTFLESLHPTKIIVEGKTIILKGQAPGFVLRRSLENVESNGDEHKYPEIFNKDGSRKPFAKQVLYGDEVSGKGMFFEARLEIKNKGGKIVATEKGLSVSDADEVVVLLSMATSFNGFDKSPSTQGKDPAKVNEQILSELKDKTYNQIKATHKKDYSNLFNRVQFSLENQASTLDISIDARLKNYATIPDLDLNTLLFQYGRYLMISGSRAGGQPLNLQGIWNDKVIPPWNSAYTMNINAQMNYWPAEVTNLSECHEPFFRLVKELAITGKETARNMYGNPGWVTHHNTDIWRPSYPADNAVMYSYWPVGAGWLTSHLWQHYQFTNDITFLKEEGYPLLKGSATFFASWLVENKEGYLVTPVGTSPENKFYYDEKHSSTVSAGGTMDMSIIRENFETVIKASKILNVDAGFRAYIEKLMHKLLPFKIGERGQLQEWQSDFLETDAHHRHLSHLYGFHPGNQITKEKTPALFKAVHKTLELRGDEATGWSMGWKINFWARMQDGNHAYKIINNLFSFVDETSKHRHGGLYANLFDAHPPFQIDGNFGYTAGVAEMLLQSHTEEIHILPALPDAWSTGSIKGLKARGNVVVDIIWKDGKLMKVSLESLKDQIVFVKYGEFKKSIELKAGEKEVLDVAFFY; from the coding sequence GTGAATTGTAATACTAAAATAGAAGAAGGTGAGGTTTTAAACGAAGCTTTAATTTTAAAATATAAAACCCCAGCAAAAGCATGGACAGAAGCTTTACCTATAGGAAATGGTAGGCAAGGAGCTATGATTTATGGAGGAGCGTTGGTAGAACATATTCAGTTGAATGAGAATACATTGTACTCTGGAGAGCCATCTTCTACTTATAAAGGAACCAATATTAGACCAACTTACAATAAGGTAATGCAACTTTTAGCTTCGGATAAATATACTGAAGCAGAAAAAATTATGAAAACAAATTGGTTGGGTAGACTTCATCAAAGTTATCAACCTTTTGGAGATTTATATTTTCACTTTAAAGGAGATTCAATCTCTAATTACGAGCGAACTTTAGATATAGAAAATTCTGTTTCTACAGTTAACTATCGCTCTCAGAAAGTAAATTATAAGCGAGAAGTTTTAGCGAGTTATCCTGATAATATAATCGCTATAAAAATTTCTTCGGATAAAAAAGAAGCTATTTCTTTTGATACTTTTTTAGAATCTCTACATCCTACAAAAATAATAGTAGAAGGAAAGACTATTATTTTAAAAGGTCAGGCTCCGGGTTTTGTATTAAGAAGAAGTTTAGAAAATGTAGAGAGTAATGGTGATGAACATAAATATCCAGAAATTTTTAATAAAGATGGTTCTAGAAAACCTTTTGCAAAACAAGTACTTTATGGAGATGAGGTTTCTGGTAAAGGAATGTTTTTTGAAGCAAGACTTGAAATTAAAAATAAAGGAGGAAAAATTGTAGCTACAGAAAAAGGACTTTCTGTTTCCGATGCAGATGAGGTAGTCGTGCTTTTATCAATGGCGACTAGTTTTAATGGTTTTGACAAGAGCCCAAGTACGCAAGGAAAAGATCCTGCCAAGGTAAATGAGCAAATTTTATCAGAATTAAAAGATAAAACCTACAACCAAATAAAAGCAACTCATAAAAAAGATTATTCAAATTTGTTTAATCGTGTTCAGTTTTCGTTAGAAAATCAAGCATCTACTCTAGATATTTCTATAGATGCTCGTCTTAAAAATTATGCAACAATTCCAGATTTAGACCTAAATACATTGTTGTTTCAGTACGGAAGATATCTTATGATTTCTGGTTCTAGAGCAGGAGGGCAGCCATTAAATTTACAAGGTATTTGGAACGATAAGGTTATTCCGCCATGGAATTCTGCCTATACAATGAATATAAATGCTCAAATGAATTATTGGCCTGCAGAAGTAACCAATCTTTCAGAATGTCATGAGCCATTTTTTAGATTGGTAAAAGAATTGGCTATTACAGGTAAAGAAACTGCAAGAAATATGTACGGAAATCCTGGTTGGGTAACGCATCATAATACTGATATTTGGAGGCCTTCTTATCCTGCGGATAACGCAGTAATGTATTCTTATTGGCCTGTTGGTGCTGGTTGGCTTACAAGTCATTTGTGGCAACATTATCAGTTTACAAATGATATTACATTTTTAAAAGAAGAGGGGTATCCTTTATTAAAAGGTAGTGCAACTTTTTTTGCGAGTTGGTTGGTAGAAAATAAAGAAGGGTATTTAGTAACACCAGTGGGTACATCACCAGAAAATAAATTTTATTATGATGAAAAGCATTCATCTACAGTAAGTGCTGGTGGAACCATGGATATGTCTATTATAAGAGAAAATTTTGAAACTGTTATTAAAGCATCTAAAATATTAAATGTTGATGCAGGTTTTAGAGCCTACATAGAAAAATTGATGCATAAACTTCTGCCTTTTAAAATAGGTGAAAGAGGACAATTACAAGAATGGCAATCAGATTTTTTAGAAACCGATGCGCATCACAGGCATTTATCTCATTTATATGGTTTTCATCCAGGAAATCAAATAACAAAAGAGAAAACACCAGCACTTTTTAAAGCCGTTCATAAAACGTTAGAATTACGAGGAGATGAAGCTACCGGTTGGAGTATGGGATGGAAAATTAATTTTTGGGCAAGAATGCAAGACGGTAATCATGCTTATAAAATTATAAATAATTTATTTTCTTTTGTTGATGAAACAAGTAAACATAGACATGGCGGGTTGTATGCAAATTTGTTTGATGCGCATCCACCATTTCAAATAGATGGTAATTTTGGCTATACTGCAGGTGTTGCAGAAATGTTGTTGCAAAGTCATACAGAAGAAATACATATTTTACCTGCACTTCCTGATGCGTGGTCTACGGGTTCTATTAAAGGATTAAAAGCAAGAGGAAATGTTGTTGTAGATATAATTTGGAAAGATGGCAAACTGATGAAAGTATCTTTAGAATCATTAAAAGATCAAATAGTGTTTGTAAAATATGGAGAGTTTAAAAAGAGTATTGAATTAAAGGCAGGGGAAAAAGAGGTTTTAGATGTAGCATTTTTTTATTAA
- a CDS encoding carbohydrate-binding protein yields the protein MKTKLLLYLIVFFSMFTKAQNFVHPGLNHKKSDLERMKLQIEAGIEPWASSYKSLAADIFSQHTYIVKGNTSMTVLARDSNSGPNKAAYEDDMTAAYQNALMWWMTNDQKHADKAIEILNAWVNLKSIPGIPLDVGLYVAPMVNAAELIKHSNAGWAEADMQKFSDMLVYPGYSNTTVPEGAFNDNHTFYWGIYNGDPKRAGNQELAAYKGMMSMGIFLDNELMYQRALRYLSDQDHHPDDLPYEAGPKTTTSIISDNGFLISYNWSQQFTIPDYGYDGVITNYIYDNGQSQESSRDQTHAMYGVSLTAQIAEIAWNQGDDLYSLADNRILLGLEYHLRYNLTYENEYDGVLEPWEPTVENGLFYQKLHRTARGKSLKINPYSGSDNTRVLRGLNITRPYWETPLNHYKDRLNLDPEKYKWLQRGRDLNIEKTGDYEVRSESRTDTPGWGAFTHSRTSNCPGDPINGFDTDGLPNYNMNTLPMTIEAENFDYFPIIGQGRTYNDISSSNTGGVYRTDENVDLKESLEGGYSITNIENGEWLTYTVNVPANGTYDISIRYAAANGNGKIKFNFGGEDVTTDVNVPFGSTNSTSLIDWKDFTVATNVSLTKGVQALKVLFSGANNSFELSNMNIEINTLSCIDSVDTDLNYAQGVNYKYYEGTWSELPDFTLETVVKTGEISTIGLSEATSTDNYGFVFDGYVYAAKDGMYTFYTNSDDGSRLSIAGVSILNNDGLQEASANICLNEGYHKISVEYFTASGVNSSLSVLYEGPSISKKILPIYLEEAKVAGQFEFLFETNNNFEGWSSFNNPGTTSMSVTSGALQATYAAAAGYLGIQYPADLEFSSAHPYVAIKIDHLPAGRMAFYMANGWYNNDKEGFSSLANTTLNNSGIYVYDLSANGPGFGSSAKKIFTDNENYTDTNRIIFLIDENDTSSTSNSTYNDIEWIKNFASIQDIIDYAGVTLAVNDVQKEVISMYPNPVKSSFTITNHLGANVEIFDMVGRLMLKSSIKSNKQSIDINHFKKGMYLIRVNSNGSILSKKILKM from the coding sequence ATGAAAACAAAATTACTTCTCTATTTAATAGTGTTTTTTTCAATGTTTACAAAAGCACAAAACTTTGTGCATCCTGGATTAAATCATAAAAAATCAGATTTAGAAAGGATGAAACTCCAAATTGAAGCAGGTATTGAGCCCTGGGCTAGTTCCTACAAAAGTTTAGCGGCAGATATTTTTTCTCAGCATACCTATATTGTAAAAGGAAATACTTCTATGACGGTTCTTGCTAGAGATAGCAATAGTGGACCAAATAAAGCTGCGTATGAAGATGATATGACGGCCGCTTACCAAAATGCATTAATGTGGTGGATGACTAACGATCAAAAACATGCAGATAAAGCTATAGAAATTTTAAATGCATGGGTAAATCTAAAATCAATACCAGGTATTCCTCTTGATGTAGGTTTATATGTAGCGCCTATGGTTAATGCTGCGGAGTTAATTAAACACAGTAATGCTGGTTGGGCAGAAGCAGATATGCAAAAATTTAGCGACATGCTTGTGTATCCTGGGTATTCTAATACTACCGTTCCGGAAGGAGCCTTTAATGATAATCATACTTTTTATTGGGGTATTTATAATGGAGATCCTAAACGAGCAGGAAATCAAGAATTAGCAGCTTATAAAGGGATGATGTCTATGGGTATTTTTCTTGATAACGAGTTAATGTATCAACGTGCTTTAAGATATTTAAGTGATCAAGATCACCATCCAGATGATTTACCTTATGAGGCAGGACCAAAGACAACAACATCAATAATTTCAGATAATGGTTTTTTAATTAGTTATAACTGGTCACAACAATTTACCATTCCAGATTATGGGTATGACGGAGTTATAACCAATTATATTTATGATAACGGACAGAGTCAAGAAAGTTCAAGAGATCAAACACATGCCATGTATGGTGTGTCTTTAACAGCTCAAATTGCTGAAATAGCATGGAATCAAGGAGATGATTTATACAGTTTAGCTGATAATAGAATTTTATTAGGATTAGAATATCATTTAAGATACAATTTAACTTACGAGAATGAGTATGATGGTGTTTTAGAACCTTGGGAACCAACCGTAGAAAATGGTTTATTTTATCAGAAATTACATAGAACTGCTCGTGGAAAATCATTAAAAATAAACCCTTATTCAGGATCGGATAATACTAGAGTTCTTAGAGGTTTAAATATTACAAGACCATATTGGGAAACCCCATTGAATCATTATAAGGATCGTTTAAATTTAGATCCAGAAAAGTATAAATGGTTACAAAGAGGACGAGATTTAAATATTGAAAAAACAGGAGATTATGAGGTTCGTTCAGAAAGTCGAACAGATACTCCTGGTTGGGGAGCTTTTACCCATAGTAGAACAAGTAATTGTCCGGGAGACCCAATTAATGGGTTCGATACTGATGGATTACCAAATTACAATATGAATACATTACCAATGACAATTGAGGCTGAAAATTTTGATTATTTTCCTATAATCGGTCAAGGTCGTACCTACAATGATATTTCTTCAAGTAATACAGGAGGAGTGTATAGAACTGATGAAAATGTAGATTTAAAAGAATCTTTAGAAGGAGGTTATAGTATAACTAATATTGAAAATGGAGAATGGTTAACTTATACTGTAAATGTGCCAGCAAACGGAACTTATGATATTTCTATAAGATATGCCGCAGCAAATGGTAATGGTAAAATAAAATTTAATTTTGGAGGTGAAGATGTTACTACAGATGTTAATGTTCCTTTTGGTTCTACAAATTCAACAAGTCTTATAGATTGGAAAGATTTTACGGTAGCAACTAATGTTTCTTTAACGAAAGGTGTACAAGCTTTAAAAGTTTTATTTAGTGGAGCTAATAATTCGTTCGAACTTAGTAATATGAACATAGAAATTAATACTTTATCTTGTATAGATTCTGTTGATACAGACCTTAATTATGCACAGGGTGTTAATTATAAATACTATGAAGGCACATGGAGTGAACTTCCAGATTTTACTTTAGAAACGGTTGTTAAAACAGGCGAAATTTCTACAATTGGTTTATCTGAAGCGACAAGTACAGATAATTATGGTTTTGTATTTGATGGGTATGTTTATGCTGCTAAAGATGGTATGTATACATTTTATACAAATTCTGATGATGGTTCTAGATTGTCTATAGCAGGTGTTTCTATTCTTAATAATGACGGATTACAAGAAGCATCAGCAAATATCTGTTTAAATGAAGGATATCACAAAATAAGCGTCGAATATTTTACAGCATCAGGAGTTAATAGTTCTTTATCTGTATTGTATGAAGGGCCTAGTATTTCTAAAAAAATATTGCCCATTTATTTAGAAGAGGCAAAAGTTGCCGGCCAATTTGAATTTCTTTTTGAAACAAATAATAATTTTGAAGGATGGTCTAGCTTTAATAATCCAGGAACAACTTCGATGAGTGTTACTTCTGGAGCGCTACAGGCAACCTATGCTGCTGCTGCAGGATATTTGGGAATTCAATATCCAGCAGATTTAGAGTTTAGTAGTGCGCATCCTTATGTTGCTATTAAAATAGATCATTTACCAGCAGGAAGAATGGCTTTTTATATGGCTAATGGTTGGTATAATAATGATAAAGAAGGGTTTTCTAGTTTAGCGAATACAACTCTTAATAATTCTGGTATTTATGTGTATGATTTAAGTGCCAATGGTCCAGGTTTTGGTAGTAGCGCTAAGAAAATATTTACTGATAATGAAAACTATACAGATACTAATAGAATTATATTTCTTATTGATGAAAATGATACTAGTAGTACTTCTAACTCTACGTATAACGACATAGAATGGATTAAAAACTTTGCTTCAATTCAAGATATAATTGACTATGCAGGTGTAACATTAGCCGT